In Prinia subflava isolate CZ2003 ecotype Zambia chromosome 8, Cam_Psub_1.2, whole genome shotgun sequence, the genomic window AAATGAGAAAGTTGCCATGTGTTTACGGAAGAATTTGCTATGTTTGGGTTCTAAAAATTATCTCAAATGATACTGAGTTGTGATCTCAGGTATCCTGACCTCAGTAATCAGTTTGATATCAGAAGCCTCCTGATTCTCTAACATCTGAAGTGTcttgttaaaaattatttaggtcTTAATTGCATGTAAAATAGAACTTGAAATTGCATGTCAAAATTCAAGTTAAAATCTTTACCAGTCACTCACAgatccttcttttctttctaagcaTGAATCTGAGATTCTTCCATTCCCtaacacagagaagaattttgCTCTTCCTGATGAAATGATTCAAGAAGTGAGAGAAGGTGAGATGTGATTGCAGTCTCTGATTCTTGGTTGCTTTCATCTTATCTCAGAATCTTTAACAAAACTCCTCCCAAAAAGCAGGTATTGTCAAATCTAATAGAAATGTGCAGGAGTTTGACAGATATCTCAGGTTGAGCAGTGAGAGCTGGATTTTGAAATTTAGCTGATGTGTGTTATGCAAAGTAGGAACTAGAAAGTTCAAGCACCTGCCAAAGAATTTCTTtggatattttaaatttcagtggaATGCTTCTCAATTACTAGGTACACTAAAATTTACACTAAAAATTCCTAGTACAAATACGACACTGCAATATGTTTTGCCTGTTTACCATTTCACTTTCTCATGTTAATAATTTCTTGACACTGAATTATGTCTGAATGTTGCATGGAATATTTGCAAATATGCAGAAGCTACTAATCTGGAAAAATCCATGTGGTCCCATCTAACCAATGCTAACAATCCTTTCTGTAGGAAAAGTAATGATGGAAGAAGAAGTAaaagaggaaattttaaaagaagagatGGAAACGCATGCAGGTCCTGAAGAAGGTAATTTTGTAACTCTCTACTGTGTAATACGAGATTAAAAACCAACTGTAATTGAGAAATTAATGTTAAAATGTAAATCCAAATGCAGTGTACCTTGGGATTTGTACTCAGACTTAGCCTGTGCTCATGCTAAGAACTTGACTAATTTAAGAGTGCACAGAGTAAGCAGCTGCTtattgaaaagattttttctttcccattaaTTCATCTGTACAAAGTTGTATAGCTTTGGAGATTTTTGGCTTTAATATGTACTTGACAAACCCCTGGGAGCCTGAAGGATCTCTGGAAGAAAGCTGAGTCTGATTTTTTGGAACTTAAATGCTCTGTTGGGAACTTTGTAGTCATGGGGGAAATAAATCAAAAGATATTGTAAAATTGTGTGCTGAAATGGGAAGGTGGGCggagtttattttattttattctcattatcttgctgcttttaaataaaaggcttGTTTTCCTAACACTTTGCTGTAGAGTAAGTCAAATGTGAACAGTAGAGATTCTGCTATTTATCTTAACAGACCAAGCCAGTTGCTAACTATATAATTTCATCATATTTATATCACTGAATAAGTGGTGTTTAAAGACTGTAATAAAAGatctaaaatgtattttaaaatatattaaatttttgggtgttcagttttaaaattatctatGGTACCAAATGTAATGACTGCTGCCGATTATAAATTCCATAGATTGGTCCTATGTTTCTGTAATTgttcattttaattattttaatattaagtGCTGTTTAATTCCACTTAATGAGTTTGATTTTTAGCTTGTCAAAATATATGCCTGTCtttaaagcaaataataaaagcaaGATGTGCCTTCCTCAGAGAATTTTCCTTTAGAACTGAAAGTAAGACTTAAATGATGGACGAGTATGCTGAGAGTCAATTGTTTTGAGAAGTTTTATGGAATATAAAGAAGTTTAATATCACTCTTGTTTGCCTATGTGTATGACTCTGATCTGGAATCATTACTTTGGTCCTGTTTCAGTTTTTGCACCCTCTGGAAGTTTaggaaaaacaactgaaaagccaagcagcaaagagaaagagaaaacctCCTCAGATCCTGGATCCAAAGAAGGGTCTGATAAGAGAAAGCGCAACAGAGTCACCGAGAAGGTTCTAAATGCCAACAGCAACCCCTCGAGTCCCAGCGCTGCCAAACGACGCAGGACGTAGAGCTGAGGAGAGAGACAAACtctggggtgggaggagggagcagcaaaAACAGGGAGCACCGCAGTTGCTCCGTGAATTTTTGGAGGAAGTAAAAGATACCTGAGGCAGTATTTGAGGAATCAGCCTTGGCTTTGTCCCTGCTGGGTGTTTTCTGGGCAGCCAGCAAGGAGGAGCTGCGTCCCCAGGgttggggagggaggggtgacagtgccagggctgcatTTCAAACCAGCAACACTCTCAGTGTCAGCACAGCTCGTGGGAAGAGTGCCCCACGGGGCACAGGGGCACCCAAAGCAGAGGTGGTTTCTGGAAATGTGGGgttgctttttctgcctttgctgtctGTATTACAGACCATCCGTGGGTAATGTTTGGCCATTTCCCTTCCATTTGTATCAAATGTCTCAATTTGTTGGTTCAGTAAAACTAAAATTCTTATAAATGCAGATAGCCGCTGCATTTGAAGTGTTCTGTTGCTCTCTTTGCTGGAGGAACCTCATTTCACGCTTTTTGATGTAACATTTTTCAACCATAAGTAAAGCGAAAATTATAATGCCCCTAGCCCAAATAATTAGTAAGTGtcctaaataaaatatttggtgATGAGACATGGTTTTATAAGGGATCAACTGAGCTGTGCATGAACGAGGAGGTGTTGCTTCATCCATTTGTAATACAGTAGTGTATGACAGTGGGGTTTgtacttaattatttttttaaagcagttttagTAGATGTGAATTAAATCGGTTTTCTGAAATGTTCATTTTGTTCTACAACTGAAGAATCTTGCTGACATTGTAATGCTTATCTTTTATATGCTAAAACATTGAGGTTTGATGAAGTTACTATTTTTGTGTTGTCAAAAGATGGATCGCAGTCAACAATCACCTGTTAAATGGTGATGAAGCAGGATAAAATGGTACTGAATTGGTTTCACTATATTAACTATCAGTTAAtaaaaggaattatttcttGATCTCTCAGTATTGCCTTCAAGGTGAGGCAATAGGAGTCTtctcatgttttttgttttattctagGTACATAGCCAAGTTCTTGTCTGCCTAATTGCTTCTCTTGTTTTATACAAAGAATAAATTAagacttgtttttattttactaaatGACAGTTGTTGTGTGACTTGTTTAAAATCTGGCCCAACttattttgaaagtaatttAGCGTTAAAGTGCTGGTTACTTTGTCATGATCTACATAGATTTTGGCCATAAAGTGCAGATTTTGTAACCCTCAAGTCTCATATCCCTGTGGCGAAATCCTCATCCATGGGATTCTAAtcaaaaattttgttttttgtgaaatcaatgaaaatttttgtgaaatcagtgaaatatttatatatcttAAAGTAGCAATATGTTGATAATCGTGTGTACTGGTGCAACCACTCAGCACCAACCTTGTAGCACGGAAAGTCCACTTGGAGATTTCACGGTCAATCCAACAACACAGACTTTTTAGGAATTGTTTGGATGTGAACTTGAGTATGGGCAAATATAAAGACTTtaactgcccccagcacagccattcGCTGCCCCCCTTGGCTTCCAGAGTGTTGGCTCTTCGGGCACGCTGTTCTTTGATCCCTTTTGCTGTACCAGGCTGGGAACGCTGTTCTTTTCCCCCTGTTGCTGTAGGAGCCCGGGCTCGCTGTTCTTTTCCCCCTGTTGCTGTAGGAGCCCGGGCACGCTGTTCTTTTCCCCCTGTAGCTGTACGAGCCCGGGCTCGctgttcttttcccccttttgctgTACGAGCCCGGGCTCGCTGTTCTTTTCCCCCTGTTGCTGTAGGAGCCCGGGCACGCTGTTCTTTTCCCCCTGTTGCTGTAGGAGCCCGGGCACGCTGTTCTTTTCCCCCTGTAGCTGTACGAGCCCGGGCTCGctgttcttttcccccttttgctgTACGAGCCCGGGCTCGCTGTTCTTTTCCCCCTGTTGCTGTAGGAGCCCGGGCTCGCTGTTCTTTTCCCCCTGTTGCTGTAGGAGCCCGGGCTCGCTGTTCTTTTCCCCCTGTTACCGCACCAGGCCCgtccgctccgctccgccgggCGCCGCGGGCGATGCCGGATCCCTcgggcgcggcgcgggcgggcgcAGGGCCCGCGCGGGCGGCGGCCAATGGGGCGCGGCGGCGCAGGAAGGGGGCGGGGCGTGGCCGCGCTTCCGTCCCTCGGTCCCCCCCACACGTGCCCGGGCTTTGTGCGCTCGggcgggcggccccgccgccacATCCCGGCCCCTTTcgctttccctttcccttcgCCCTCCCATGGCGGCCTGGTTCACCCTCAGGGCGGAGGAGGACGAGGCGGAGGACGAGGCGAACCTCTGGAAATACGACTCCAcctgggaggaggaggacgaggacgaggaggaggaggatggcgCCGGAGGAGAGCTGGAGGGAGCGGCGGCGGAGGAGCCGGAGGATGCGGGGGAgccggcggggcagggccgggcgcGGGGCTGCCGGCACGGCCAGGTGCGTGTGGGGCGCGGCGGCAGCGCGGAGCCCGCGGGGCGCACGGCGGGAGGGGACCCGGGCCCCGCAGCCGGAGCCCGGCGCTCCCTGGCCGTTCCCCCGGCCAGAGCCGCTCTCGGCGGTGGAACGGGAGCTCCGTGCCCGGGAGGCACCGCGGGCCTCGGGGATCCTCAGCGCGGGATTTGTCCTCGTCTTGAGGAAGCAAATCCCCCAGGAGGAGGGGGGCTTACACAGATGCTGTCACTTCATGACTCCTCAAGATCCATCACATTGCCATGAGCTGGGTTTTAATTTGTGTTTCCCCACCATTCCCAATGATGTGGGTGCTTTATCCCATAAATAACACAGGTTCTGTGTTGTGTTTGGTACTTGCCTATTCACCACTGCTGGGTTTGACATTATGGCACTGGTGTTCTTTTAAGTTTTTGGTTGGTATCCTCAGCTTTGTATGGTGGCCTTCCCTAGGCTCTTTCATGCCATCATTAAAAATCCATTACATAATAGCTGCTCAGTTTTAAAAATGAGCTGTAACTCTTTCTTTCTCCTAGACATGTTTTATTTCTCAGGGAGTGTGTGTAGAGCAACtttgaaaaaccaaaaaatggtGTGTTTGAAAAACTAGAGTTATGTGTGCAGTTTTGAGCAAGGTGCTGCAAAACACAAGCACTTGTGTCTGATGccttaaaataatatttatttgaaataaaaggaaCTTGTTAGTCTTATCTAAGGTTCCTGTTTGTAGCATCAGTGTTTTTCAGTTTGACATTGGGTGTCAATTTCTTCTCCAGCATTGCTTTGGTAAATGCaactttctgcttttcagtaCTTCCTATGTCAGGCGAAACACTTCAGTCCTTTAGCTCCTCCCCTTTCGGGGAAAGGGAAACCAGTCCTTCACTTGGAGTTTCGTTTCAGCAGCTCATTCTTAGCTTTAGAATATAAATAGGCAGATAATGAATGTACTTTTAAAAGACCTTAATattaagctttctttttttgcttaataagcattaaaatatagaaataacTACTTTcgaaggaaaaataaattctctgtGCACATAGATCTGGGAAAGGCCAAAGGTATTTTGGGTGGAAGAGCTAAATTCTGAAGGGAAGAGGCAGAGATTTCCTTAGAAGTTTTTTGCACTGTTTGAGTGGACTGTCAACTTTTCTTCTGTATGTAGCTGGAGTTCACAGGTTTTAATAACTCCAGAACATTCCCATTATTCTGTTTGAATGTGTTTGATCCtcaggttcttttttttttccttagagcAGCTCTGAATGCCGACAACTGCAAAAGCAaggaccatttttttttcactccaaTGAGTGGACTTTTCCAGCTTTGCCTTATAAAGGAGGATGTTGTTGTCCCAGAGACTTACAGCCCCTGGAATAttaatctgcatttttaaataggAGCTCTTCCTTCAGTGATGAATGTGTAGTCACCTCTGACAGTGCCTGAAAAATTGTAAGGGCACTGAGAATGAATGcacaaaaaagcagcagcaaatcttCTGCTAGCCATTTATGCCTTTGCAGCCTGTCAAAGGCATGGATCAATTTCCCAAACTTGTTTCTACTTCTGCTTATTTTACACTAATTCTCATTCTTCTCCCCTCAGCCTGGATGGTTTTCTTTACTCCTGAAGCAGCTAATGTCTTTCTTTGGTACTGaggttagattttttttttattgttattttcacTGCAcactttcaaaacaaacttaaaaTTCTGCTTCTATCTTTGCATTTCACTTGTGTCTCTGAGTGTTCATGGCCTGAAGTTCCTGCAGGTGTGTCTTTCCAGCTCTTTTGCATTTCAGTGCCTTCAGCTTCCACAAGTGAGCTCTGAAAACTTTGGGGGTTGTGTTCATTTTAAGAAGTTCCCCTCTGAGACTGCTGTATCACCTGGAGTTCATGATCAGCTGTTTTAATAACAAACCCCATGGTTCTGCCTTCTAAACCTCCATCAACAAAAGGTTTCAGTCACTCTTCTGGACTCTTGTCCTGTGCCTTGTTGACAGTTCTCATCCCTTTTGGTTacagcagctctccagctgaTTTCTCAGCCAGCTCCTCTTTCTGTCCCCTTCCCCTGGCTGTGTTCTCTGCTTCCCTTGCTCTTCCTACAGCAGTGCACGTTCTGCGTGGTGTGATGCAGGTTTGGAGCATGAAACCCACTTAGTTTTGCAGTGAGACAAAAAGGTGTTTGAAACTTCTACAGGGAAGTTTGAGCCTTGCTGTTTAGGTTGTGTTTCTTACCTGGAAAGAAAGGCCTTAAGTTGGAAGTTTGTAGAGACCCAGGAACAACACCTGCTAGGAGGAGTCAAGCTGAATTTTGCTCTCTTTGCTTCCCCATCTTGCTCTCTGGGTTGCTGTGCTCCAGATTGCCTTTTTCCTGGCTCTGGCTTCCTTCTGGTCAAGTCTTTTACAGCCCCTTCCACCATGGCATTGCATCTATCTCTGTTTCTGCACTGGTTCTTCAGCAAACCAGTTCTCTTTCTAAGCAGGACCCAAGCACCCTGAGTAGTCTGCTGTTGTCCTGTCCCACCTGACTGTGTTCAAGGATGTTACTGTAGAACCTTAAATGTAAAgaatttctgggattttttagTAATGGGGAACAAAATTGTCATTAATGCCACATAAATGTCATCAGGGCAAGTCAGTGGGTGACTTCATTAAAGCAAGATGGTACAAATGTAGACCAACCCCTGCCTTAATAATTAATGAACTAATGATCAGTGTTTGttagaaagtattttatttttctctgtgcatgTGATGTTACGAAACACCAAATGAGGTTATGAGGTAACTTGGGGGGAGTTGttgctgcttctttcttctAAATTTATTTAATGCTTATTTTGCAAGACTCTGCGCATCTTTCCCCCATTTCCCAACTTCCCTGTTCTCTCTGTGAGCTGCCTTTAAAccctctggctgtgctgtgctttgggtGCCCTTTATTCTTGAGCAGTCTTGTTCCTTTTGGTGGTTCTCAATTCACAGAACATTGTAAAATGCTGTTATGGTTTGGGATAAGGTGGTTCAGCACTCAGCAAGATTAAACCTGTCTGTGTTGCCTGTGAAGTGTGACAAAATCCCTTATCACTGAGGTAATcaaatgtataaataaatatgtatatatttcaattaaaatgcaCTTTAAACTAAGTCATACTTGCAACTTCTATTTCCATGAAGTTCAGAGGAGGAAATGAAGCTGTTCTTTGTGAATTCTGTCTAAATGTGACACTTGGAATGAATTTAGCACATCTGTGATGAGAACCTGGTGTCTGTTCATGTGGCACCACAGGTTTTTCTCTGTAGCAATTTGAATTATGCATAAATACAGTGAATTCAGCTGTAACTAGGTAAATCTGTCACTTGGCAACTAATAGGCATCCTGTGAGTCACTGCTGTGGGTATTCTCATTTTgtatctattttttattttctaagtgAAGTTTGGGTTCAAAATGTTCCAactaaatgctttttatttgcaGGATCAAAGCTCAAATTCCTCACTGCTGTCTTGGAGGGGTTTTCAGGTAGGCTTGACATAAAATTTGGTTATGTGGAAAGATGGGTAATAGTGAAGATTATGATTGGAAGAGAAGTCCAATAAAATAAGTATCTAATATGACCATGTGGCTCTGTTGCTATCCACTGAATCAGCAAGGCTGATCTTGAGCATAAAgcaaagatgaagaaaagaatgagaatCTTGAATTCAAGAGATATTTCTGCACCCTAAATTCTACAATTTGAAAGTCTAGCCTTTGTCTTCACTAGGGTTTATAGCAACTCAGAGATGTGTCTTGTTTTAAAACCTTTGAGTTAAGGAAAAACAAGGACATTTTCGTATTTGGGATCTCCAGCTTGTTCTGATCTTCTCCATTGGCAAACCCAAGTGGGACAGAagatatatataaaacataaaaacctTGATTAATaagatgagaaggaaaaagaagtattttggTTACAGGACATGGTGTTATCTTCTCTTGGTTTGAATTTGTCTTCAGGAATGCAGGGAAATGACCACAGCTCCAGTctggttggttttgggggtgctgggagTGCAGGGGAACCTGTGGGAGGTGCTGAATTCAGTCAgggcattattttttttattttattttgcagaaggTGATTTTATTCTGAATCTCTGCTCTGTCTCTTCTCTCCAGTGCAGCGGGAGGCGCAACTGGGCTGCGGCGAGAGACCTGCAGAGATACAGAAACCATTACCCAGTAcgtgctcctggggctgctcctcaccTCTTCCTGCCTTCAGGAACTCTCCCTAGATTTGGGAGCAGCCTTTTGCCTTTGCATTTACAGGCTCAGCACCTTCCAGGGATTCATTTGTGAGGGGGAAGGGATGATGTGCGTGTGGGTGCATCAGAAACAAGCTGCTACTTCCAAAGCACGTTTGGAGGATTTAGCTTGAAACGTGCAGGGAATATGAGGGAAAGCAAGGAGAAGTGTTGGAGTGATTACTGCCTTTTAAAAGGTTGCTGCTTGTTCATTTCTTGTTCTCATCTCCAGGATTTGAAAGAACCAGAgaatgaggaggaagaagagatgTGGAACTTAAGCTTTTATAAAAATGAGATTGCCTTTGTGCCCCATGGTGAGTAACTTGTGTGCTTCCTGTTTGATGCCATGTGCTGCAGGTGACTGATGAAAGAGTAGTTTCATCCATGTGAGACAGtaaaaaactaaaccaaacaaccaaccaaaaccaccatccaaaccaaacaaaaacccaccaagaatgtcaattttaaaatgttcttgctGTATTTTCCTTAATACTCTAGTGGcagaaaacttatttttctggCTGGTTCTCTTGTTGGAGAAGCTAATAACTGTGCAAATGTCTGGATCTGGGCAGTGAGCTGTGTGGAGTGGCTGACTGGCtaactttaattttaatttggtGTCACTTCTTGCCtgaccttttccttttccttgtagGTGTGTTTATTGAAACTCTGCTTTCATCTTGGGGGGACAAGTATGAAACACTGGAAGAAAACCATTCGTACATCCAGTGGTAAATTGTCTGCATGAACACAGGGCTTCTCTAGTTGTGCCTCTTTCAAGTGtcaagtggattttttttttaattgatgtaGACAATGCTTTTATGGGAGGGGCTTCCTAGAAAGCTACTTCTGTGTCCATAAGGATGAGAGTTCTCCAAGAGATGCCTGTGATACCACaaattttgggttcttttttggtttttacaAGCTGGTATCCCAAGTTGCATGTCATCTTTGCTTATCTGGCCTGaacatttctttcccttcaggCTGTTCCCTTTACGTGAACATGGGATGAACTGGCGTGCCAAGCCTCTCACCTGCCAGGAAATCCAGgtatttattttaagtttttgtctctttttttctttgagatcTGAAGGGTTTTAGGATTTCCCCTAAATACTTTATATTTGAAgtctaggggtttttttccattgtttccTTGGGTTTTTAGTGTGCACAGAGCTCACAGTAAAGCATTTGCCTGTCTTGTGTCAGCAAATGAAATGCCTAGTGATACAATCAAAACTCTTGTTTGTAATTCAGGTACCACGTAATCTGGTGCAGGCAATTAGGGAGTTGCACCTTTTAACAATTGCTGTGTCTTGTTTTCAGGCCTTTAGGAAGTCCAAAGAAGTTATGGACAGGTTTATCCGTGCTTACAAGCTCATGCTGGGATTTTATGGAATCAACCTGGTCAATGAAGAAACTGGAGAACttgagagagcagagaattgGCGTGAACGGTTTGAAAACTTGAACAGGTGAGAGTGCTGATGCTGCTGAGCATTTACTGCAGCCAGGCCCTTCtttgaaggggaagaaaaagtcAAAGCCTAGGAAATCCTTAGCCATTGAGGAATGGAGACTTTTGTTGATAAATGTTAactagagaaaatatttttagcttttattcTGTTaagctacaaaataaaaatctttcccTATGGTTCCCTGATTGTTTATGAAGCACCCTTGATGTGTGTAAAGTGCTTTGGGTCCTTGTTTGAAAAGTGCTCTGCAAATGGTCTGTTTTTATATTAATGCAGGGTTTGTGGAGTAAGTAATGACCCTTCCTGGTGATATTAACCTCTTGAAAGGAGTGGGCATAATCAGAGCAGAAAAACCAATTTGAAGTCTGTCAgctgttaaaaaggaaaaagcagctgtgtCTAGTTTAACTCCTGAGGTTTTGGCAGCATCCTTTCATTCCTGCATTCTTACTGCAGGCTCACCCTGTAGGGTCTCTGCCAGGGGCAGGAGTTCTGTGTCTGCCCCAGCATGGTGGCTCCTGTGTGCTGGTGGCTGATTCAGAAAGCCAAAACCCTTCCAAGCAGCTGAGAGGATGAATCCTATCAGCCCAG contains:
- the MRGBP gene encoding MRG/MORF4L-binding protein, which gives rise to MSEAEGGSAAAVEKPPLPAAGPGAAAAVAAAVAAAAAAAAGPEPGAPAEEAAVVWSPEVEVCLFHAMLGHKPVGVNRHFHMICIRDKFSQNIGRQISSKVIWDHLSTMYDMQALHESEILPFPNTEKNFALPDEMIQEVREGKVMMEEEVKEEILKEEMETHAGPEEVFAPSGSLGKTTEKPSSKEKEKTSSDPGSKEGSDKRKRNRVTEKVLNANSNPSSPSAAKRRRT